A stretch of DNA from Henriciella sp. AS95:
CGGCATCGAAGAGCACGGACGGACCGCCATCGATTTTCTCGTCGGCTTCCTGCATTTTGCCATCGCTCAGCTTTGCACCGCCAATGTGCGGCGCCACGATGACAACGATCGCGCCTTCGTCCTTCATCTTCGCCTGAATGGCGTCGACCAGGTCGGCGTCGCTATCCTCTGCGATGAGCAGGCCGAGTTTCCTGCCAGCAAAGCTGTCCGGACCGTTCTTCAGGATGCTCAAAGCGTCGGAGACGGGCAGGTCAGTGATTGGCTCGCGGGCCGGTGTTGCAGCTTGAGGCAGCTTCAGATTTAGACCCTCGGCAACCGTTTTCGCAAGATCCTCATCGATGTTGCGGAGATGAGAGACAACACGCGAGCGAACGCGCACTTCCTGGCACTTGCTAAGCTCAAAGGTGAGCGCACTGCCAATGTGTGTCTGCTCCGTCTCGGTCTGACTTACATAGAACTGGCGTGCCTGGCTGTAATGATCAGCAAAGGTTTCAGAACGTGCCGCTACTTTCTGTCCGCTCATCTCTTCGGGATAGTGGACATAACCGCGCTCAGGGTCTTCTCGTGGGCCACCTTGCTCCGGGCCCCAGCTATTGGGCTCGTAATTGGCGCGGCCTTTCGGATTGCGCATCGCCATATGGCCGTCCTGCTGGAAATTATGCACAGGGCAACGCGGCGCATTGACTGGGATGTGCGTGAAGTTCGGGCTGCCGAGACGTTTCAGCTGCGTGTCGAGGTAAGAGAAGTTGCGTCCCTGCAGAAGCGGATCATTAGAGAAACCGATGCCCGGGACGACATTATTGGTGCAGAACGCCACCTGCTCGGTCTCTGCGAAGAAATTGTCGACGACCCTGTCGAGCACCATGCGGCCAACGATCCGGACAGGGACCAGCTCTTCAGGAATGATCTTGGTCGCGTCGAGCACGTCGAAATCGAACGCCTCGGCAAATTCGTCGTCGAACAGCTGAACGCCGAGTTCCCATTCCGGGTAATCGCCCATCTGGATCGCGTCCCAGAGATCGCGGCGATGGAAGTCCGGATCGGCGCCGTTGATTTTCAGCGCTTCGTTCCAGACAACAGACTGAAGGCCCTGCTTGGGCTTCCAGTGGAACTTCACGAAAGTCGACTTACCGTCCTTGTCGATCAGTCGGAACGTATGCACCCCGAACCCCTCCATGAAGCGGAAGGAGCGCGGAATCGTCCGGTCAGACATGATCCACATCACCATGTTCATGGTTTCGGGCGTGAGGGAGATAAAGTCCCAGAAATTGTCGTGCGCGGTCTGGGCCTGCGGGAACCCGCGATCAGGCGCCGGCTTGGCAGCGTGGATCAAGTCAGGAAACTTGATAGCGTCCTGAATGAAGAAGACCGGAATGTTGTTGCCAACGAGATCCCAGTTGCCTTCGTCGGTGTAGAACTTCACGGCAAAACCGCGCACGTCGCGTGCAAGGTCTGGTGAGCCCTTGTTGCCCGCAACGGTCGAAAAGCGCAGGAAAACATCAGTTTTCTTGCCGGCTACCTGAAAGAGGCTGGCGCGCGTGACGTCGCTCAGGGGATCGGTACATTCGAAGTAGCCGTGGGCGCCGAAGCCGCGCGCATGGACAACCCGCTCAGGGATGCGCTCATGGTCAAAGTGGAACATCTTCTCACGGAAGTGGAAGTCGTCCATCACCATCGGCCCGCGCGGGCCCGCCTTCAGATGGTTCTGGTCGTCGGCGACCGGGACGCCCTGCTGGGTGGTCAGCGTCTCAACGCCCTCGCCGGCAGTTTGATGCGGCGCGCCGCCATCGTCGAGCTCCGGCAGGTCTTTCTTTGTCATGGAGAATTCCTCTGAAAGATGAATAAGCAGCCGTCATCGCCGAATGTTCCTCCGCACATCGCAAATGAGCGGGGCGAAAGCGCTAAAAGGGTTCCGGTCTTAACTTGCAGCAAGGCAACTATGGATTTCGTTCACGCGGCAAGGACGCAAGTCGTAAGGGAGACGTTGTATTCTGCGGTCCAGCAAGTCTCGTGGACCATGAAAACTGTCCAGTCCGAAAGACCTGAAAGGTCTCTATTTGGAAGAGTTGCAAGACCTCTGGTCCGCAAACGACCAGACGGCACAAGTCGTCGAGGAAATGGCCGACGAGGTCAGCGACCCGAAGCGGAGCAAGAAATTCAGCGCTTCAGTCAGAGGCATCAAGTGCCCGCAAAGTGCCTGGATGTACCCGCACTTCGTCAGATAATGCTGTCCGTCAATTCAACTGAAAAACGCTCGTTTTAAAACAATTTAGGAATCGTTTTGGCGTTTCGTGGATTGCAGAATGGTGCCAGGAGAGGCATCAAAATCGTATTATAGAATATTGATATATTTGATTGTTTTTTTGAAGCGGTATTCTGATACCCGCAAACATACCCGCATTCTGCCGGTGTCACTCGGCATAAATGAACTTCTGAAGCCCCGAAAACACTAAACGCACTTTGCCCAGATCGCCCAGGTATCGCTTCGCATCGCTCGTCGAACCGTATCGAATGCGTAACCTGTCGCCGAGTTTCTCATACCCCAATTCTGAAACACCTTCCTGCTCATAGGCGCTCAGTACGTCCTTAAGGAAGTCGCGCATTTCGAGTTCATGTCCTTCAAGGCCGTCCCGCCGAGCAGCGTCAGCGCGGTCGCGTCTTGTCTTCGGATCGAGTGAGAAGCGCACATAGGCCAGCACGTCGAAAACGTCGCTATCTCGCGCATCGATGAGGGCGCCCATCTCTTCGAGCCGTTCCAGATCATAACCGCGCTCTTCCAGCACGGTGAACAGTGCGGCGCGCAATTCCGGGTCGCTCCACTTCTCGCGAAGTTCATCTTCGCCGGCGACAATATCAGACAGATCGCCAAACAGGCGCTTCATGAAATCTTCGGCGCTGATCGGCTTTCCATCGACCCAGTAGCTTGTCGACGCCATGTACTGGATGCGGCGCTCTTTTCCGTCGGCGAGCTTCACGCGGATCTTTGCCGGACGCGGCTCGCCGGGACTGTCATCGACATAGTCCTTGCCCTCGTCTTCCATGCCGCCCGCTGGCTTGTCGTCCTTTTCGCCGGGCGTTTTAGGGTCTGGCTCCAGCGGCTCGCCGTCCCATTCAGGATCATTGAAGTGCTCATAGGCCTTCACGAAGTCATAGATCGTGAAAAAGTCCTTGCCTTCGAAGGTGCGGGTCCCGCGCCCGATGATCTGCTTGAACTCGATCATGGAGCGGACCGGCCGCATCAGAACGATGTTGCGGATATTGCGGGCATCAACGCCGGTTGAGAGTTTCTGTGACGTCGTGAGGATCGTCGGGATCGTCTTCTCATTGTCCTGGAAGGTACGAAGGTGCGCTTCGCCGATCTCGCCATCTTCGGCCGTCACCCGCTCACAATAATGAGGGTCGGGCACCACTTTCATCTCATTGATATAGTCGCGCACGCGGGCGGCATGGTTCTGAGTGGCGCAGAAGACCAGCGTCTTCTGGCGCGGGTCGATCTGCTTGATGAACTCGCGCACACGGCTTCGTTCGCGCTCGGCAATCTCGATCTTCGTGTTGAAGTCGCCTTCGGTGTATTTGCGGTCTTCCTCGATCTCGCCGTCGATCACGGTATCGCCCGCCCCGAAGACGTATTCATCGATCGTGCTCGCCATCTGGCGTACCTTGAAGGGCGTGAGGAAGCCGTCCTCGATCCCTTCTTTCAAGGCATAGGTGTAAACCGGTTCGCCGAAATACGCATAGGTATCGACATTGTCCGTGCGCTTGGGAGTCGCCGTCAGGCCAAGCTGCACGGCGGGCGCAAAATGTTCCAGAATGGCGCGCCAGGTGCTTTCGTCATTCGCCCCGCCCCTGTGGCATTCATCGATAATGATGAAGTCGAAGAAGTCGGCCGGATATTGCAGATAGTTCGGCGGGCCGTTGGCGACGATCTCGCCGCTCTCATCCTCGTTTTCCTCGCCAGCGCCGCTCGTCATCATGGTCTGGAAGATGGAGAAGAAAACGCTCGCATTCTTCGGCATCCGGCCGTCGCGTTTCCGGATCTCTTTCGGATTGATGCGCGACAGTGCACCCGCCTCGAATGCGGAGAAGGAATTGAATGCCTGATCGGCGAGGATGTTGCGATCGGCCAGAAACAGGATGCGCGGGCGGCGCACCGGCTCACCCGTAAGGTTCCAGCTTGCGTGAAACAGCTTCCACGCAGTCTGGAAGGCGATGCTGGTCTTGCCTGTCCCGGTCGCGAGCGTCAGCAGGATGCGCTTGTCGCCCTTCGCCACGGCCTCAAGCACCGCATTGATAGCATTGTGCTGGTAATAGCGCGGCTCCCATTTGCCGCCGCCGGTCTCGAAGGCGACAGCGCCAAAGCGATCGCGCCACGCACTATCCTTTGCGAAGA
This window harbors:
- a CDS encoding DEAD/DEAH box helicase family protein, with amino-acid sequence MSEETEADTRANRIDPVLEASGWKSTQGARVRREVICPGRIMSGGRRGPSKTADYVFEYRGQKLAVMEAKKAGVGYTVGMGQAKDYAGRLKTRFGFSSNGIGWREVDMVTGAERDISLPFPTPNELWDRVFAKDSAWRDRFGAVAFETGGGKWEPRYYQHNAINAVLEAVAKGDKRILLTLATGTGKTSIAFQTAWKLFHASWNLTGEPVRRPRILFLADRNILADQAFNSFSAFEAGALSRINPKEIRKRDGRMPKNASVFFSIFQTMMTSGAGEENEDESGEIVANGPPNYLQYPADFFDFIIIDECHRGGANDESTWRAILEHFAPAVQLGLTATPKRTDNVDTYAYFGEPVYTYALKEGIEDGFLTPFKVRQMASTIDEYVFGAGDTVIDGEIEEDRKYTEGDFNTKIEIAERERSRVREFIKQIDPRQKTLVFCATQNHAARVRDYINEMKVVPDPHYCERVTAEDGEIGEAHLRTFQDNEKTIPTILTTSQKLSTGVDARNIRNIVLMRPVRSMIEFKQIIGRGTRTFEGKDFFTIYDFVKAYEHFNDPEWDGEPLEPDPKTPGEKDDKPAGGMEDEGKDYVDDSPGEPRPAKIRVKLADGKERRIQYMASTSYWVDGKPISAEDFMKRLFGDLSDIVAGEDELREKWSDPELRAALFTVLEERGYDLERLEEMGALIDARDSDVFDVLAYVRFSLDPKTRRDRADAARRDGLEGHELEMRDFLKDVLSAYEQEGVSELGYEKLGDRLRIRYGSTSDAKRYLGDLGKVRLVFSGLQKFIYAE
- a CDS encoding catalase → MTKKDLPELDDGGAPHQTAGEGVETLTTQQGVPVADDQNHLKAGPRGPMVMDDFHFREKMFHFDHERIPERVVHARGFGAHGYFECTDPLSDVTRASLFQVAGKKTDVFLRFSTVAGNKGSPDLARDVRGFAVKFYTDEGNWDLVGNNIPVFFIQDAIKFPDLIHAAKPAPDRGFPQAQTAHDNFWDFISLTPETMNMVMWIMSDRTIPRSFRFMEGFGVHTFRLIDKDGKSTFVKFHWKPKQGLQSVVWNEALKINGADPDFHRRDLWDAIQMGDYPEWELGVQLFDDEFAEAFDFDVLDATKIIPEELVPVRIVGRMVLDRVVDNFFAETEQVAFCTNNVVPGIGFSNDPLLQGRNFSYLDTQLKRLGSPNFTHIPVNAPRCPVHNFQQDGHMAMRNPKGRANYEPNSWGPEQGGPREDPERGYVHYPEEMSGQKVAARSETFADHYSQARQFYVSQTETEQTHIGSALTFELSKCQEVRVRSRVVSHLRNIDEDLAKTVAEGLNLKLPQAATPAREPITDLPVSDALSILKNGPDSFAGRKLGLLIAEDSDADLVDAIQAKMKDEGAIVVIVAPHIGGAKLSDGKMQEADEKIDGGPSVLFDAVAVVLSEKGAKTLADMPPARDFLTDAFAHKKFIAHTDGAMPLFKKAGVEPDDGCFEVSGESDLDDFVSTLPDLRFWDRQP